AAATCCTCAGGTAGCGGGCATTGACGAGGTTTGAGAGCACAAAGTCGATCAGCCGATATCCGCCGCCGAAGGGAACCGCGGGCTTGGCACGGTCGGCGGTCAAGGGATACAGCCGTTTGCCCTCACCGCCGGCCAGCACGATGCCCAGCACGTGGTGCGCGTCCCTCATGTGCTCAAACCTATCGGCAGCCGCACGCGGTTGCCACCGCTAGGCCTCTGATTGGCGGTAACGCGGACGGGCTGTCGGTCAAGGTATTTGGCCCAACGGTCCGGCTCCTCACCAGCCCGACATGCGGGCTGCCTCGTCGCCGAACTACGGTGCGGGTATGCGGGTGGCGATGATGACTCGGGAATACCCTCCCGAGGTTTACGGCGGAGCCGGTGTCCACGTCACCGAACTGGTATCCCAGCTGCGCAAGCTGTGCGCGGTCGACGTCCACTGCATGGGCGTACCCCGTCCCGGTGCAATCACCCATCAGCCCGACCCACGGCTGCGCAGCGCCAACACGGCGCTCTCGACACTGTCCACGGACCTGGTGATGGCCGACGCCGCCAGCGCGGCCACCGTCGTGCACTCACACACCTGGTACACCGGCATGGCCGGGCATCTGGCCAAGCTGCTCTACGGTGTCCCGCACGTGCTGACCGCGCATTCGCTCGAGCCGATGCGGCCGTGGAAGGCAGAGCAGCTCGGCGGCGGCTACCAGGTGTCCTCGTGGGTCGAGCACACCGCGGTACTCGCCGCCGACGCGGTGATCGCGGTCAGCTCCGGCATGCGCGACGACATCCTGCGGGTATACCCCACCCTGGACCCCAATCTGGTTCATGTGATCCGCAACGGCATCGACACCAACACCTGGCACCCCGCTGGCGCCGTGCGCACCGGGTCCGTACTGCAAGCGCTTGGCGTTGACCCCACCCGGCCCATCGTCGCATTCGTCGGGCGCATCACCCGGCAAAAGGGCGTCTCTCACCTGGTCGCGGCCGCACACCAGTTCAACCCGGACATTCAGCTGGTGTTGTGCGCCGGCGCGCCCGACACCCTGGAGATCGCCGAGGAAGTGCGCTCCGCGGTGGCCAAGCTCGAACGCGCCCGCACCGGGGTGTTCTGGGTCCGCGACATGCTCCACAAGACACAACTACGCGAAATACTCTCCGCAGCAACGGTGTTCATCTGCCCATCGATTTACGAGCCGTTGGGCATCGTCAACCTCGAGGCGATGGCCTGCAGTACCGCCGTTGTGGCCTCCGATGTCGGCGGCATCCCCGAAGTGGTCGTCGACGGGGTCACCGGCTCGCTGGTGCACTACGACGCCGAGTTCCCGGACGCGTTCGAGGCGAGACTGGCCGAGGCGGTCAATGCGCTCGTCGCCGACCCCGTTAAAGCGCACCAGTACGGCCGCGCAGGACGTCAACGCTGTATCGATGAATTTTCTTGGGCACACATCGCCGAGCAGACGCTGGACATCTACCGGAAAGTGTGTGAATAGCAGCTCCGTGACCCAGGGTCCGGTTTAGCTGGTTACGCCTTTGAGCTCGTCGCCCAGCGCGGCGGCTTCGTCAGGAGTCAACTCGACCACCAGACGACCACCACCTTCGAGTGGTACTCGCATCACGATGCCGCGCCCCTCCTTAGTTGCTTCGAGTGGACCGTCGCCGGTCCGGGGCTTCATCGCCGCCATCGAGTGCTCCCTCCAGATTCGATCTGGCCCGCGTCCGCGGACCTGGTCGGCGCCGAGCATGCCCCGCCAGTGAATTTCCAGCCATACCCGACTTTGAACTGCCAAATCACCCCCCCATTGTTCCCTATCCCAGGCACTAGGTGCACAAAGACCCGCATCTAGTGCCAACTGAGGTTGTCAATTCTCGGTAGGTCGCACCCAACAGGCGCGGATGTGGTCGTCGACCATGCCCGTCGCCTGCATCAGCGCGTACGCCGTGGTGGGTCCGACGAAGCGGAACCCGCGGCGTTTGAGCTCACGCGCCATCGCCTTTGATTCCGCGCTCGCCGAGGGGATTTCGGTCAGGTCGACGAACCGGGGCCGCGGCTCCGGCGCGAACGACCACAGCAAGTCGGACAGGTCGTGCGGCGACCCCAGTTCGACGGCGGCACGCGCATTGGCAATCGTGGCCTCGATCTTGGCCCGGTTGCGCACGATCGACGCATCGGCCATGAGGCGCTGCACATCGACATCTGTGAATCGGGCGAGCCGCTCGACGTCGAACCCGTTGAAGGCGCGCCGGAAGTCAGGCCGTTTGCGCAGGATAATCAGCCAGGACAGACCGCTCTGAAATGCTTCCAGGCTCATCCGTTCGAACAGCGCCACCCCGTCGGTTACCGGGCGGCCCCACTCGTAATCGTGATAGTCGCGGTAGAGCTCGGCATCGGGCCCGGGCCGCACTTCGGCCCAGCCGCAGCGAACTCGTCCGTTCTCGGTCACGTCGGGCCCGCGCGCTCGGCGTCAACGGGATCGACCCCAGGTTCGGCCACCGGCACTTCGGCCGGCGTCTCGCTTCCGGATGCTTGCAGAGCGGCGATCTGCCCGCGCAGTATCTCGACTTCGCGTGCCAGCCGGTCCAGCACCCAGTCCACCTCGCTGGTCTTATAACCACGCATGACCTGGGTGAACTTGACGGCGTCGATGTCGGCGCCGGTGACACCGAACGCCGGCAGCACGGTCGCCGTCGTCGCGCGCGGCAGCGGCGGCAATGGTTCACCACGCCCGAACAGCAGGCTCGCCGCGCCGAACAACACGATCGCCACCAGGACCAGCACCACCAGGTATAGCAACACCAACGCCACGAGAGCGATCTTGCCCTACCGCACCGACAAGCCAGTTGCGGGCTTAACGCGGCCGCAAGGCGTTCATCGGAGGCCGGTCGGCCAGCGACACCGGCCAGGTGTGCTGGGTGTATTCCTCCGAGTCGGGGCCGACGGGAAAGAACTGGGTCAGTCCCATCCCGGAGTCGGGAATCCCACACCGCGACAGCAGGGTGGCAATCACCTGGCGGCTCATCGCGCCCAGCTCCTCGATCGGGCGGTTGCGGTGTTGCCGCACACCTAGGTTGACCTGCGCGATCGCGTCCAGACCCAGGCGGTCGAAGGTGTCCACCAGCAGGCCAATCTCCACGCCGTAGCCCGGCGCGAATGGCAGCGATGTCAGCAACTCCCGGCTGGCCGCGTACTCCCCGCCCAGCGGCTGCAGCACACAGCCCAGCTCCGGGCGTAACGCCGCCAACAGCGGCCGCGCCACGAGTTCGGTGACCCGTCCCCCGCCGGTGGCGTTGCCGTTGGTGTCACCGGAATTCAATGGCCGCCGGTAAAAGCCCTTGACCAGGTGAATACCTGTGCCGGTGAGCATCGGACCAACCAAATACGGCACAAACATGGGGTGCGGGTTGACCAGGTCGGAGTCGACGAACACCACGATGTCGCCGCTGGTGGCCGCCAGCGAACGCCAAAGCGCCTCGCCCTTGCCGGGCCGGGTGGGCAGTTCGGGCAGCGCCTGCTCGCGGCTGACCACCCGGGCACCCGCGGCGATAGCACGGATCTCGGTGTCGTCGGTGGACCCCGAATCCAGCACGATCAGCTCGTCGACCAGCCCGCCTTGGCCCCCAACCAGCGGCGAGATGCTGTCGATGACCGATTCGATCGTCTCTTCCTCGTCGAGGGCCGGCAACACCACCGAGATGGTCCGCCCACCCTTGGCGGCGACGAGTTCGCTGATCGTCCAGCGTGGGCGGTTCCAGCTGCGGTCCGCTAGCCAGGTGTCCCCGGGCCGCGCCGCGAGCCTGGCGAGATCCAGCTCCGAAGCCGTCATGCCAGTCCTCTCACCGTCCGCGCCGGGGCGCGGGCGCCCTGGATCGAAGCCACCATCTCCAGCACCCGCCTGGTGGCCGCGACCTGGTGGACCCGGAACATACGTGCTCCGGCGGCCGCTGCCAGCGCGGTGGCCGCCAGAGTGCCCTCCAGCCGTTCGCTCACGTCCACACCCAGAGTCTCCCCGACGAAGTCCTTGTTGCTCAACGCCATGAGCACCGGCCACCCGGTGTCGACAAGCTCGGACACGTGCCGCAACAGGATGAGGCCGTGAAACGTGTTCTTGCCGAAGTCGTGGGTGGGGTCGATCAGTATCCGGTCGCGGGCCACTCCGACCGCGACGGCCCGCTCGGCGGCGGCTGTGACCTGGCGAATCACGTCGTCCACCACGCCGCGGGTAGTCGTACCGTAACTCACCCGGAAGGGTCGCGTCCTGGGCGCGGCGCCGCCGGTGTGCGAACAGACCAAACCGGCGCCGAATTCCGCCGCCACCTCAGGTAGCTGGGTGTCGACACCGGCCCAGGTGTCGTTGACAATGTCGGCGCCCGCGGTACAAGCCAGGCGGGCCACCTCCGAGCGCCAGGTGTCGACGCTGATCAGCTGGTCTGGATAGGCGTCGCGGAGCCATTCGATGAATGGCACCAGCCGCGCGATTTCGGTGTCCGCGTCTACGGACTCCCCGGGGCCAGCCTTGACCCCGCCCACGTCGATGACATCGGCGCCCTCGGTGACGGCGCGATGCACCGCCGCCTGGGCGGCATCGTCGCTGAACGTCGCACCCTTGTCGTAGAAGGAGTCCGGGGTGCGGTTGATAATCGCCATGATCAGGGCGCGGTCGGCCGCTACTGGGCGCCCGCACAGGGTCGATTGCACGTTCCCATAGTGCCCGTTGCGCCAATTTCGCCGCACGGGACTACACGGGCCTCGACGGGCTGGCCCGCGGCGCAGCGACCGCAGCGCGCCTTTGGGGCCGCACTTACGAAATGGCAATTCAGCCCTGCGGCCGCTTCCCCGCCGCTACCTCGCCGGGATATTCGTCGTAGAACGGCACATAACCGTCTTTGCGCCCAGCCAGCACGTAGATCGGGTCGTCAATCTGCGGACCGTAGCCCTGCTTGCGCAACTCCACTTTGCGGCTCTTGAACGTAGACGTGTGCTCCAGCGACTTCACTACCCGCACGAACAGCGGCAGCGCATAGGAAGGCAGCTGGTCGTAGACGGCACGTGCCAGGGCGCTGCCGTCGAACTCCGCGCCTTCTCGTAGCTTGATCGCCGCCATACCGGCTCGGCCGCCTGTGTCGGGTACCTCCACCCCGAAGACGGTGCATTCCTCGACTTGCGGGTCGGACGACACCGCGCCCTCGACCTGCGTCGTGGCCACGTTCTCACCCTTCCAGCGGAACGTGTCGCCAAGCCGGTCGACGAACGCGGCGTGGAACAGGCCCTGCGGGTTCATCACATCACCCGTGTTGAACCAGGTGTCACCCTCCTTGAAGGCGTTGCGCACCAGTTTCTTCTCGGTCGCCGATTTGTCGGTGTAGCCGTCGAACGGCTGCAGCCGGTTCACCGGGCTCAGCAGCAGGCCCGGTTCCCCGGCGGGCACGCGTCGCACCCGGCCGGCGTGGTCGCGCACCGGTTCGCCGGTGTCGGGGTCGTATTCGACGTAGGCCAGCGGCATCGGCGAGATACCGGTGCTGCGCGGCACATTGAACACGTTGATGAATGCGGTGGTGCCCTCGCTGGCGGCGTAAAACTCGCAGACCCGCGGGATCCCGAAGCGGTCGGTGAATTCGTCCCAGATCTCCGGACGCAGCCCGTTGCCCGCGATCACGCGCACGTCGTGCGCCCGGTCTGTCGGCTTGGCCGGCTGGTTGAGCAGATAGCGGCAGAGCTCACCGATGTAGATGAAGGCGGTGGCCTCGGCGGCGATCACCTCGTCCCAGAACCGCGACGCCGAGAACGACTTGCCCAGCGCCAGCGTCGCCCCGCTGTTGATCACCGATGACACCGCAACCGTCAGCGCGTTGTTGTGATAAAGCGGCAGGCAGCTGTACAGGGTGTCGGAGGACTTCAGTCGCAGTCCCAGCCCACCGAACGCACCCAGC
The nucleotide sequence above comes from Mycobacterium vicinigordonae. Encoded proteins:
- the glgA gene encoding glycogen synthase; translated protein: MRVAMMTREYPPEVYGGAGVHVTELVSQLRKLCAVDVHCMGVPRPGAITHQPDPRLRSANTALSTLSTDLVMADAASAATVVHSHTWYTGMAGHLAKLLYGVPHVLTAHSLEPMRPWKAEQLGGGYQVSSWVEHTAVLAADAVIAVSSGMRDDILRVYPTLDPNLVHVIRNGIDTNTWHPAGAVRTGSVLQALGVDPTRPIVAFVGRITRQKGVSHLVAAAHQFNPDIQLVLCAGAPDTLEIAEEVRSAVAKLERARTGVFWVRDMLHKTQLREILSAATVFICPSIYEPLGIVNLEAMACSTAVVASDVGGIPEVVVDGVTGSLVHYDAEFPDAFEARLAEAVNALVADPVKAHQYGRAGRQRCIDEFSWAHIAEQTLDIYRKVCE
- a CDS encoding DUF3117 domain-containing protein, which encodes MAAMKPRTGDGPLEATKEGRGIVMRVPLEGGGRLVVELTPDEAAALGDELKGVTS
- a CDS encoding DNA-3-methyladenine glycosylase I — encoded protein: MTENGRVRCGWAEVRPGPDAELYRDYHDYEWGRPVTDGVALFERMSLEAFQSGLSWLIILRKRPDFRRAFNGFDVERLARFTDVDVQRLMADASIVRNRAKIEATIANARAAVELGSPHDLSDLLWSFAPEPRPRFVDLTEIPSASAESKAMARELKRRGFRFVGPTTAYALMQATGMVDDHIRACWVRPTEN
- a CDS encoding DivIVA domain-containing protein, coding for MALVLLYLVVLVLVAIVLFGAASLLFGRGEPLPPLPRATTATVLPAFGVTGADIDAVKFTQVMRGYKTSEVDWVLDRLAREVEILRGQIAALQASGSETPAEVPVAEPGVDPVDAERAGPT
- a CDS encoding glucosyl-3-phosphoglycerate synthase; the encoded protein is MTASELDLARLAARPGDTWLADRSWNRPRWTISELVAAKGGRTISVVLPALDEEETIESVIDSISPLVGGQGGLVDELIVLDSGSTDDTEIRAIAAGARVVSREQALPELPTRPGKGEALWRSLAATSGDIVVFVDSDLVNPHPMFVPYLVGPMLTGTGIHLVKGFYRRPLNSGDTNGNATGGGRVTELVARPLLAALRPELGCVLQPLGGEYAASRELLTSLPFAPGYGVEIGLLVDTFDRLGLDAIAQVNLGVRQHRNRPIEELGAMSRQVIATLLSRCGIPDSGMGLTQFFPVGPDSEEYTQHTWPVSLADRPPMNALRPR
- the folP gene encoding dihydropteroate synthase; this translates as MAIINRTPDSFYDKGATFSDDAAQAAVHRAVTEGADVIDVGGVKAGPGESVDADTEIARLVPFIEWLRDAYPDQLISVDTWRSEVARLACTAGADIVNDTWAGVDTQLPEVAAEFGAGLVCSHTGGAAPRTRPFRVSYGTTTRGVVDDVIRQVTAAAERAVAVGVARDRILIDPTHDFGKNTFHGLILLRHVSELVDTGWPVLMALSNKDFVGETLGVDVSERLEGTLAATALAAAAGARMFRVHQVAATRRVLEMVASIQGARAPARTVRGLA
- the fadD6 gene encoding long-chain-acyl-CoA synthetase FadD6, with protein sequence MADHDGGARARIKLTDLAVRVPGLVADAPSIVRGLQTGLLARPSSKTSIGSVFQDRAARYADRVFLKFADRQLTYREANATANRYAAVLAARGVGPGDVVGVMLRNSPNAVLTMLAVVKCGAIAGMINYHQRGDVLAHSLGLLNCKVLIAESDLVSAISDSGAAAGSQAGEVLTIEDLERFATTAPATNPASASAVRAKDTAFYIFTSGTTGYPKASVMTHYRWLKALGAFGGLGLRLKSSDTLYSCLPLYHNNALTVAVSSVINSGATLALGKSFSASRFWDEVIAAEATAFIYIGELCRYLLNQPAKPTDRAHDVRVIAGNGLRPEIWDEFTDRFGIPRVCEFYAASEGTTAFINVFNVPRSTGISPMPLAYVEYDPDTGEPVRDHAGRVRRVPAGEPGLLLSPVNRLQPFDGYTDKSATEKKLVRNAFKEGDTWFNTGDVMNPQGLFHAAFVDRLGDTFRWKGENVATTQVEGAVSSDPQVEECTVFGVEVPDTGGRAGMAAIKLREGAEFDGSALARAVYDQLPSYALPLFVRVVKSLEHTSTFKSRKVELRKQGYGPQIDDPIYVLAGRKDGYVPFYDEYPGEVAAGKRPQG